From the genome of Pseudobdellovibrionaceae bacterium:
GGTTGATCCCTTTCCCGCGCAGTTCGGTGAGCTTGCGGCGCTTTTCGGCGCGCAGGGGATTTTCATTACCGGGTGTATTCACGTCGCTCATTCATGGTCTCCGATTAAACGTTTCCGCGAAAAGCGTCTTGAACCGAGTGCAGCAATGCAATCGATTCTTTCTTGGGACGCTGGAAGGCATTGCGGCCCATGATCGAACCGAAGCCTCCGCCCCGGGCGATCTCTTTCACTTCATTGATCAGATCGTCCGTGCCCTTGGCCTCGCCACCCGAGAAGATGATGACGCGTTTGCCGTTGAACGCCGACTGCACGACGTGCTGGATACGATCCGAAAGGGTCGCGACCTTGATGCCTTGTTTTTCGTAAACCTTGCGGGCCGCTTCTTGTTCGATGTGCGCGGTCGGGGGTTTCACCTTGATGAAGTGCGCGCCCAATTGCGCCGCGATCTGCGCGCAGTAGGCGATGACGTCGATGGCGGTCTCGCCCTCTTTCGAGAGCTGCTCGCCGCGCGCGTAGGCCCACAGCACGACCACGAGACCGGCTTTTTTCGCCGCCGCTGCCGCCGCCATGATCTCTTCGTACATCTCTTTACGCATCGCCGATCCGGGATAAACGGTGAAGCCGATGCCCACGCAACCCAGACGAAGGGCATCGTCCACGCCCGCCGTCAGGGCCGAGATCGGCGCTTTCGGGTTGAAGAGCGTTTCGGAGTTGTTCATTTTCAGGATCAACGGAATCTCACCGGCGTAGTCACGCGCGATGGCCTCGATGAAACCCAAGGGTGCGGCGTAAGCATTACAACCCGATTCGATGGCAAGCTCCACGTGGTAGGTCGGATCGTAAGCGTCGGGATTCATCGCGAAGCTGCGCGCGGGACCGTGCTCGAAACCTTGATCCACGGGCAGAATCACGAGTTTGCCGGTGCCGGCCAGACGACCGTGGTTCAGCAGACGGGCCATATTGGCCAGGGTTCCGGGGTTGTCAGCGCCATACCAGCTTAAAATCTCGCGGACTCGGGGAGTCATCGGTTCACCTCAGGGGAAGGGGTTTTGAGAGGCGTTCAACCTAGCCCCCGCCCCCCTTGAAATCAAGGAGTCGGTTGACGCTTTCCCCTCACGGGCGTACAAGAAATGCGAAATAATGAGGTGCGTAAATGTCCGTTTCCGTTCGCCCTGAACCCACGCCGAATCCGGCCACCATGAAATTCCAGTTTTCCGAGCGTCTGTCGGAGAAGACCCAGGAGTTCGCCTCGGCTCAAGAGACCGACATCTCGCCGCTGGCGCAGAAGCTCTTCGGTTTTCCCTGGACGGAAAAGGTCTTCATCGGACCGGATTTCGTGACCGTCACCAAACAAGACTGGGTCGACTGGGACGTTCTGCAAGAGCCCCTCGCCGGCCTGATTGCCGAGCACTTCGAAGCGGGACAACCCCTGTGGGTCGACTATACGCCCTCGAATGACTACGACGACGGCGATACCGATATTGTGAAAAGCATCAAAGATGCCCTCGCTCGCGACATCCGCCCCGTCGTCGCGATGGACGGTGGCGACATCGTCTTCGCGAAATTCGAAGATGGCATTTTGACTCTGCAAATGAAGGGCGCCTGCGCGGGCTGCCCCTCGTCGCAAGCCACGCTGAAAGAAGGGATCGAGGTCCGCATGAAGGAGCTCTTCCCCGAAATCCGCGAAGTCCAAGCGATGTAGTTCGATGAAGTACAGCTGGAGCCTGAGTCCCCACGACTGCCCCGGTTTTCAGCGCTTCGAAAAAGTCGACCATGTCGAGGCGGGCGCGCAAGTCCACCATACGGAGTATATTCACGTCCGCCTTCCCGCCCGCTACGCCCTCGCGAACATCACCGAATATGTGCAAGAGGTTGTCGACCGCGCGGGCGTGCGCGACGGCTTCGCCTTCGTCTCGGCCATGCACATCACGGCCGGCGTTTACATCAACGATGCCGAGAGCGGTCTTTTGAAAGACATCTCGGTCTGGCTCGAAAATCTGGCGCCTTACGGCAAAGACTACCGCCACCATCAGACCGGTGAAGACAACGGCGACGCCCATCTGAAATCCTACCTGACGAATCACGCGCTCACCGCGCCCGTCACGAAGGGCCGCCTCGATTTCGGGACCTGGCAGCAGATTTTCTACGCCGAGTTCGACGGCGAACGCGACAAACGTCTCCTCGTGAAGGTGACGGGCCTCAAGGCGTAGTTCACGAAATCGTGAACGGGCGAAATCCTGACTTTTCTTGACGCGCGAATCGCGGTAACTCCCCGCTCATGAAAATCTTCGTACTTTTGTTTCTGTTTTTGGCTCCCCGCTTCGGTTTCGCGGACATCCTGAAACCTCAAGACGGCGACGCCTTCGTCTGCGTCGATTCCGTTTCGGGCTTCAAATACGAGCTGCGCATCGTGGATCTCGCGAACGAAGAAGCGAAGATCCAAGTCTACGATGCCCAGGGCCTCGCCGGATCGAGCTATGCGGGCGCCGACGCCGTCGTGATCGAAAGCTACGACGCACTCAACTTCGTGACGATCGTGCTCGGCCTCATTCAAGAGAACATCCGTTTCGAAAACTACGACTTGAATTCCGCGCTCTACATCGATGGGGGCGACAGTCGGCCGATGTCGTGTCAGGAGCTTTGATGGCGCGGTGGACGCTCTACCACAATCCCAGTTGCAGTAAGAGCCGCGAAGCCCTCGCGGCTTTACGTGAACGCGACGTCGATCTCGAAGTCGTCGAGTATCTGAAAACGCCGCTGACGGAGCGGGAACTCGCATCGCTCATCATCGAACTCGATACTGACGTTGCGCGGCTCGTCCGCCAGAAGGAAGAGCTTTTCCTGGCGGCGCCCTTCGACACAAAAGATCCGAAAACCGTGGCGAGCCGCCTGGCCGAAACGCCCCGCCTTCTTGAACGTCCCCTCTTGCGGGGCGAGGGCCGGGTCACCATCGGTCGTCCCCTTGAGGATCTGCTCGCCCGTCTTTGAGATATTTTCAAGGCGAGAGGCCCGTCGCCCCGTCTTCTCGAAATGAGGGGGCGCACAACCCATCGCGATTTCTTTGGGGACGCATCGAGAAAGCC
Proteins encoded in this window:
- a CDS encoding class I fructose-bisphosphate aldolase, with translation MTPRVREILSWYGADNPGTLANMARLLNHGRLAGTGKLVILPVDQGFEHGPARSFAMNPDAYDPTYHVELAIESGCNAYAAPLGFIEAIARDYAGEIPLILKMNNSETLFNPKAPISALTAGVDDALRLGCVGIGFTVYPGSAMRKEMYEEIMAAAAAAKKAGLVVVLWAYARGEQLSKEGETAIDVIAYCAQIAAQLGAHFIKVKPPTAHIEQEAARKVYEKQGIKVATLSDRIQHVVQSAFNGKRVIIFSGGEAKGTDDLINEVKEIARGGGFGSIMGRNAFQRPKKESIALLHSVQDAFRGNV
- a CDS encoding NifU family protein yields the protein MSVSVRPEPTPNPATMKFQFSERLSEKTQEFASAQETDISPLAQKLFGFPWTEKVFIGPDFVTVTKQDWVDWDVLQEPLAGLIAEHFEAGQPLWVDYTPSNDYDDGDTDIVKSIKDALARDIRPVVAMDGGDIVFAKFEDGILTLQMKGACAGCPSSQATLKEGIEVRMKELFPEIREVQAM
- a CDS encoding secondary thiamine-phosphate synthase enzyme YjbQ, which produces MKYSWSLSPHDCPGFQRFEKVDHVEAGAQVHHTEYIHVRLPARYALANITEYVQEVVDRAGVRDGFAFVSAMHITAGVYINDAESGLLKDISVWLENLAPYGKDYRHHQTGEDNGDAHLKSYLTNHALTAPVTKGRLDFGTWQQIFYAEFDGERDKRLLVKVTGLKA
- a CDS encoding arsenate reductase family protein, yielding MARWTLYHNPSCSKSREALAALRERDVDLEVVEYLKTPLTERELASLIIELDTDVARLVRQKEELFLAAPFDTKDPKTVASRLAETPRLLERPLLRGEGRVTIGRPLEDLLARL